The Drosophila nasuta strain 15112-1781.00 chromosome 2L, ASM2355853v1, whole genome shotgun sequence genome window below encodes:
- the LOC132783500 gene encoding repressor of RNA polymerase III transcription MAF1 homolog: protein MKLLESSRFEAINNAISIQTGGVTIFGRIESYSCKMVAAEKVLYKRFTAETHGHDLQALSPPQTLSDISPNFHRNNSQSGDEGVILCDTISRKTLFYLIATLNASFEPDYDFSDAKSHEFSKEPSLPWVMNSVHSNLSALAGDQYQVLRQPLWSAVDDEVNLSECDIYSYNPDLSSDPFGEPGCLWSFNYFFYNKKLKRIVFFTSRAVNSLYAGETSDFSMEEDLY, encoded by the exons ATGAAGTTACTCGAGAGCTCGCGCTTCGAGGCCATCAACAATGCGATTTCTATTCAAACTGGTGGCGTCACAATTTTCGGACGCATCGAAAGCTACTCATG cAAAATGGTAGCTGCCGAGAAAGTCTTGTACAAGCGATTCACGGCCGAGACCCATGGCCATGATTTGCAGGCGTTATCGCCGCCTCAAACGCTATCGGACATTTCGCCGAACTTTCATCGCAACAACAGCCAGTCTGGTGATGAAGGCGTCATTCTGTGTGACACGATCTCACGCAAAACTCTTTTCTACTTGATTGCCACACTGAATGCGTCTTTCGAGCCTGACTATGATTTCTCAGATGCAAAG TCGCATGAGTTTAGCAAGGAACCTTCCTTGCCTTGGGTTATGAATTCGGTTCACTCGAACCTGTCTGCTTTGGCTGGCGATCAATATCAGGTTTTGCGCCAGCCATTATGGTCTGCTGTCGACGATGAGGTTAACTTATCGGAATGCGACATATATAGCTATAATCCGGATCTTAGCTCGGATCCATTTGGCGAACCTGGTTGCCTCTGGTcctttaattatttcttttacaaTAAGAAGCTAAAACGCATCGTTTTCTTCACCAGCCGAGCCGTAAA CTCTCTTTATGCTGGCGAAACATCAGACTTTTCAATGGAAGAAGacttatactaa
- the LOC132798118 gene encoding mitogen-activated protein kinase ERK-A has product MAEGNAGVSAEGAAALAAPNPNAEVIRGQIFEVGPRYRKLTYIGEGAYGMVVSADDTLTNQRVAIKKISPFEHQTYCQRTLREITILTRFKHENIIDIRDILRVDSIEQMRDVYIVQCLMETDLYKLLKTQRLSNDHICYFLYQILRGLKYIHSANVLHRDLKPSNLLLNKTCDLKICDFGLARIADPEHDHTGFLTEYVATRWYRAPEIMLNSKGYTKSIDIWSVGCILAEMLSNRPIFPGKHYLDQLNHILGVLGSPSQEDLECIINEKARNYLESLPFKPNVPWSRLFPNADALALDLLGKMLTFNPHKRIPVEEALAHPYLEQYYDPGDEPVAEVPFRINMENDDISRDALKSLIFEATLKFKERQPEQAL; this is encoded by the exons ATGGCGGAGGGAAATGCTGGAGTAAGTGCTGAGGGAGCTGCCGCTTTGGCTGCCCCAAATCCTAATGCCGAAGTAATCAGGGGCCAGATATTCGAAGTTGGCCCACGTTATAGGAAACTAACATACATTGGTGAAGGCGCATATGGCATGGTGGT ATCTGCCGATGATACGTTGACGAACCAAAGAGTTGCTATAAAAAAGATTTCCCCATTCGAGCATCAAACGTATTGTCAACGAACTTTGCGGGAAATAACCATTCTAACAAGATTCAAACACGAAAAC ATTATTGATATTCGAGACATCTTGCGAGTAGATAGCATAGAACAAATGAGGGatgtatatattgtacaaTGCTTAATGGAGACTGATTTGTATAAACTATTGAAAACGCAG AGGCTGAGTAATGATCATATCTGTTACTTTCTGTATCAGATATTGCGTGGTCTAAAGTACATCCATTCGGCAAACGTTTTACATCGCGACCTTAAACCGAGCAATCTATTACTCAATAAGACGTGCGATTTAAAA ATTTGCGACTTTGGTTTGGCACGTATTGCCGATCCGGAGCACGATCACACTGGGTTTTTAACTGAATACGTTGCTACTCGATGGTACAGGGCACCAGAGATTATGCTTAATTCAAAAGGTTATACTAAATCGATTGATATTTGGTCAGTTGGCTGCATTTTGGCTGAAATGTTGAGCAATCGACCCATATTTCCCGGCAAACATTACTTGGATCAGCTGAACCACATTCTTGGTGTACTAGGCTCACCATCACAGGAGGATTTGGAATGtattattaatgaaaag GCAAGAAATTATTTAGAATCATTGCCATTCAAACCAAATGTGCCATGGTCAAGGTTATTCCCAAATGCAGACGCTTTGGCATTAGACTTGCTTGGGAAAATGTTGACGTTTAATCCGCACAAACGAATTCCAGTCGAGGAAGCTTTGGCACATCCATACTTGGAACAGTATTATGATCCCGGCGATGAg CCCGTTGCCGAAGTACCGTTTCGTATCAACATGGAAAATGATGATATATCCCGAGATGCATTGAAGTCATTAATTTTTGAAGCAACGTTGAAATTTAAAGAACGACAACCAGAACAGGcgctttaa